ATTAACCTTATTGTACAGAAAATGTCCTAGTAAACAATCCATTAATTCCCCCTCTAATTCTACAGTTGATGCTGTAACTTGTGGTGGtctgtgtattttctgtccttttaatTACCGATAAAGGGAAGAGCTGTCACCGTGCATGAGATTATAtttagtctcttttttttttttcctaaatcagCACTTGCATTCTGTTCCTCAGGGACCTACTGGGACAAAAATATTCCACTGGAGTCATGAGCCACTTGTCAGATTTCAGCTTCAGGGAGTCTGCCTTTGATCAACTTCGTGCATTACAAAAAGGTGTTGCTGCgtggaaggaaaaatgcaggaagGCTTTTCTTCACCGTTCCCTCTGTCTGAAATACTTACAGTTTTTACTTCTTCCTTGCAGAGATTCTGAAGGACCTGGATGATTACTATGAAAATTTAAACGAGAGACAGATGCCgtgcagaagagaagaatgttgCATTGCATACAGAGAGCGCTGATTCGGAGTCAGGAGCTGGGTGACGAGAAGATCCAAATCGTCAGTCAGATGGTAGAGCTTGTTGAGAACAGAACCCGGCAAGTGGACAGCCACGTGGAACTGTTTGAGGACGTGCCAAGAGACTAACGACACCACTGGGAACAGCGGGAAAGCCAGCCAAGATAAGTCAAAGAACGAGACAATCGCCCAGGCTGAGAAGCCCAACAATAAGAGATCAAGGCGGCAAAGGAATAACGAGAATCGAGAAAATGCTTCAAATAATCATGATCACGATGACATCACCTCAGGAACTccaaaggagaagaaagcaaaaacatccAAGAAGAAGAAACGATCCAAGGCTAAGGCAGAGAGGGAAGCTTCTCCTCCAGACCTTCCTATTGATCCCAATGAGCCAACATACTGCTTATGCAACCAAGTCTCCTATGGAGAAATGATAGGATGCGATAATGACGAGTGCCCCATCGAGTGGTTTCACTTTTCCTGTGTGGGACTCAATCATAAACCAAAGGGCAAATGGTACTGCCCCAAATGTcgaggagaaaatgagaaaactatGGACAAGGCATTGGagaagtcaaaaaaagaaagggccTACAACAGGTAGTTTGTAGACTTTTCAcggcaaagaaaaacaaaaccaccaaaccaGTGTATTTATTGTCAGTGTCACCTTTGTTGAGGTGAAAGGAttgtaaaatgtatatttttaaaggaggttTAAAACTGAACCATTCCTGTTATAGGGACGGCAATAagagcaatttttgtttttcatttggtaaGCTGTAACAAGAATGTGGTCTGTGGACCAATGTATTCCAAAAGTAAAGTTATAAGAGTATAAACCGAATATTCAGGTGGgtcttaaaacagaaattaatacttctttttttttcctcccagtgcTGGTAGCACTCTACCCATTAAAATTTTGATGACAAATATTTCcgaaatgtaatttctttttctttaatgaagaaTGTTATTTACATTTGAACGGAATTGTTAAATAGCTTAGCCATCTGGTTGTATCTGAATAAAGCTGCAGTACATCACAAATGTAACTTCTTTCGGTGATAAGCAGAGCGAGATCAAACAAAAGGAGGGGTAAAAATTTGGTTCCTGCTACAAAGTGTCAGTGTAACAGTTCAATAGCAAATGTTTAAATAGGCTTAgaggattattttaaaagaaaagaaaaagttaatggTTAAATTTTacacaacaaatattttatatgctgGCCAAGTACCACAAGGGCcgttttaaaataattgaatatgttttatatttaaccAGGAAGTGGTTTAGTAACGAGACTTAACATAAATGAAGCTTTATACTGTCACAGATAGTAGTGTAGCAATCCTTAATTTGTTTAAGTTGTATAAATGTACATTCTTAAGTGGAGTTGCACTTACTGTATTATACTTGGAAATGCAGCCAAATGCCATTGTGTAACCAATGCGCATTTCCTGCTGTATGTATGAAAATTGTACAGCTGtgatattaagaaataaatgaaacaacttTGACATTTGCTTCTTTAGCAATCATGTTTAATGATCACTCAAAGTGTAAAAAGGAAATTTGCCTTTAACCTTAGCAGCTCCAGCAAGCTGCTTCTAGGAAGCCTGAAACTGTTGTAGTGGTAACCAAATTGCAGTTCTGATAATGATTCTCCACAGACTGTGCGACAAACAAGCGCGTAGAAGAGCCAAAGTAGCATTTAACTTTCCATCCAGCTACACTTCTTGTGTTTGCAGTTGCTTCCAGACTTGGTCGTTTGTCTAAAAATCAATAGCGTAGAGCTGGTCTCGTTCAGTTGTTTTCATGCCTTTACACGGTGGATATAAATTATTCCATGCTTGTTATCAGCAGAAAGTTCTTTTGCGTGACAGCGTTTTCAGACTATTACTGCAGCTGCTCCGGGGCGGGCGTTCTCATGCTTTTTGGTCACCTCACCCCAAAATGCTATAGCTGTAATGAAGGTGCGGTGCTGTAGGTTAGGTGTCCTGATCCTCCGCCACAGCTTCGTGGTGAAGCTTGGTCAGACTGTCTCGTGGCTGGAGGGGTGTCCTGCCGCTGGCTGAGCTGATGGCGTCTCTTCGTCCCCCTGCGGGCCTCAGCTGTAAGTGCAGAAGGGGCTGGGAGCGGTGGTGGGAAGGCAGCGAACACAGAGGGAGAGGTCACAAAATCCACCGGGTCGGGCAGGGTCTCGTAAGAGTatgggaggctggggctgggaatTGTTGGAACACAAAGCTTTCTTAAAATCCGTAATtgtcttgttttgcttcctGGGCACTCACACTATGCCTCTGAAGTAATGCTGTTTTATTCCGATGTATTCCAGCAGGTCTCCCTGTTGGaagcaggagaaacaaaacTCTGGATCCAGTTGAAGGGACTAAGTGTTCTCTAAAGGtgtactgaaaagccacaaggTAACACCACTTCACCATGCACGGACGCTCCCTGCCAGGCAGATACACCCACAGTGACAAGTAGAAGTGGTGTTTTACTTCTGAACAGGTACACTGTGTGCGTGTGTCACTACAGGCTGTCAGGTTACCCCAGGTCACCTTTGCCTTGACCAAACAACCACTCGATCATGtctcctgctcctggcacaGTTCAGTGTTGGTCTTATCTGCTGATAACCTTCTTTTCTTCCGTTCTCCATACACACTTACCAGTCTTACCTGCTCCTCCCTCCACTCGCAGCTGTTACCTCTGGTCCCAACGTCTGTGGTCTATTCTGCCCCTACCGTTCTGTtgccctcccagcagctgctgggtggCTGAGAACATGGAGACCTTATACTGGTGGAACCCCAGTGAGACGTTATCTAGGAGCTGGTGCAGACAGATTCAGACCTTAGCCTTTTTCATGAAATGTCTGCACTGGCTCTGTGGGGCATTTTGAGCGTGAATAGctagagaaaaacaataaaaagtgcGAAGGAACATGGTAAGAAAGTTCAGCTTAAGGTGGACCAGTAAAGCAATGCTTATGCTGCCCTTGAATGAGTAtatttccagctgctgaaggCTTGCTGTGGTGTTGTGTATTTCAGTCTGTTGCAAACGGCAGCCGCTGATCCGCAAAGCAACATGGAGCTACATCCTTTTCCACAGTTTTACAAGACTTGCATTATTTTCATGGCTCACCATATCCTAGGCTGCAACTGTGTTTTACTGCTTGTCCCTGACAGCTGACTGTACCTGCGCTGTACCCTTTGACAGGTCCAGTTTCAGTCTGTGAGCACAGTTGCTTACTTGAGTTAAACTCAAGGTACTCTGCCGTGGTGTTAAACTCTCTGTTGATGGAAGTAAAACCATCTCGTGTTATACCGACACACTGCCAAATGCTTCATACCATGCAAACTTTGTCCTGGCTTTGATACCTTGTCTAAAATGCTGTCTTTACAAATGTAGTAATTCTATTTTTGTAGTTATTTGGAGTTTATTTAATGGTCATGAGAAAATGCCATCCTTCGAGCCAGTCTTCTTTGCCTCTATGCGATGGGTGCAGCTAATTTGCAAGCTTCCTTATGCTGCCCAGCTGGCTGACACAATGCTGTGATTTGGGGACATAACCTGAAGGTTTGAGATCAGACCTGAATCTCTCGATGACCATTTCCCACTGCGACTGCCAGCAACAGGATTGGGAAAGAGGGAGGCTCTCTTCTAGGAGCTGAGCTGAGGCTTCTGACTCATTTCCCACACGCTAATAAGCATCCATTCCATATTATAGGATTAATATAATATGCAAAATTCAGCAGATGTTTGTTGAGGAAGTCATAGCAGTAGGAATCACAAACTTTTCATTGAAAGCATTCAGGCGACTGTAACCGCCACTGGTCTGTGACAGATGTCACAGGAAGTCCTTATTGTGTTACTGAGCACTTGAACTGGCGATAAAATCCTTCCAACTAATGAAAAACAGAGTTTCAACACCAAAGTCGAGGGAGCTGGTAGCAGTCCTTACACTTGAGTTGTCCCCGTCCCCAGGCGGCAGATTTGTTCTGCAGTAGGGCAGCTAAGAGTTGGTGCTGAGGATACAAGTCAGAAGGtaaaagcaggcagggagggaaccCTTGAAGCGCAATGTCAGCTGCAACTGCAAAATGTTCCTAGTGGGACAGCTAGAGAGAGCCACCACGAGACTgaaacagcagagcaaagcatCGCTTCCAACCACTATGTCACCTGAAAGCATCCCAATTAAGCAAAACTACTGTCTCCATTAAGCAGCAGCAACCCTGGCCATGTGTATCATTGGGTTTAAATAGGTTTCTTACTAATTAAGCACAGCCGCTGATTAACTGTGTCCTAATTTTGTGGAACATGCAGAATAAATACAATTGAATTGGACTGCTCCACTGGTCTTATTTTTCATAGGGTATTTTTagttaatcttttaaaattgtaataagATGCAAGAGCTAGGTGAATTATTGTAAATAGTATTTTAAtagaatataataaaaaaagttcTCAGCAGGAGTGCTTCAAAGCAAATTCGAGTATTGCTGGGATTCATTCTGTTGCTTTAGTTAAACTTATTATCATCTTTGAAGCCAATTCGATCCTTAGACATAAACCTCCTTGTGCTAGCTCCAAAAGAGGTACAGATTTCCTGCTTCCAAATATCAAAAGCAGTGTGAGCGTTCAACGTTGTGTCAAAACTAGGTGAGCTAGGACTGCTACACACAGCTTCTTATTTTCCCAGGTACCACCAAAGTC
This region of Cygnus atratus isolate AKBS03 ecotype Queensland, Australia unplaced genomic scaffold, CAtr_DNAZoo_HiC_assembly HiC_scaffold_102, whole genome shotgun sequence genomic DNA includes:
- the LOC118257480 gene encoding LOW QUALITY PROTEIN: inhibitor of growth protein 1 (The sequence of the model RefSeq protein was modified relative to this genomic sequence to represent the inferred CDS: inserted 1 base in 1 codon; deleted 1 base in 1 codon) → MKMLSPANGEQLHLVNYVEDYLDSIESMPFDLQRNVSLMREIDAKYQEILKDLDDYYEXFKRETDAVQKRRMLHCIQRALIRSQELGDEKIQIVSQMVELVENRTRQVDSHVELFETCQETNDTTGNSGKASQDKSKNETIAQAEKPNNKRSRRQRNNENRENASNNHDHDDITSGTPKEKKAKTSKKKKRSKAKAEREASPPDLPIDPNEPTYCLCNQVSYGEMIGCDNDECPIEWFHFSCVGLNHKPKGKWYCPKCRGENEKTMDKALEKSKKERAYNR